One Halovivax ruber XH-70 genomic region harbors:
- a CDS encoding SWIM zinc finger family protein — MNTIASPKTPLSVPHPDQLDERSRRARTEPMSVLALGDGLYEVETEETTYLVDVAAGRCSCPDHIFRGARCKHVRRVAIEITEGLAPPPGKLAVECADCAERVFVDEDDGGPVYCDRHTLSPGDLARDRETDARVTVVAVSDRRADATAVPATGEPVADYGTNSGYDGDVPVVAAVYPHATVQRNGPVPRDLQIYLFPRTRLTRVE, encoded by the coding sequence ATGAACACGATTGCCTCACCGAAGACCCCGCTCTCCGTACCGCACCCCGACCAGCTAGACGAGCGATCGCGCCGAGCCCGAACCGAACCGATGTCGGTGCTCGCACTCGGCGACGGCCTCTACGAGGTCGAGACCGAGGAGACGACCTATCTCGTCGACGTCGCCGCCGGGCGCTGTAGCTGTCCCGACCACATCTTCCGCGGCGCTCGCTGCAAACACGTCCGCCGCGTCGCGATCGAGATCACCGAAGGGCTCGCGCCCCCGCCGGGGAAACTCGCCGTCGAGTGTGCCGACTGCGCCGAGCGCGTCTTCGTCGACGAGGACGACGGTGGCCCCGTCTACTGCGACCGCCACACCCTCTCGCCCGGCGACCTGGCTCGCGATCGCGAGACCGACGCTCGCGTCACCGTCGTCGCCGTCTCCGACCGCCGCGCCGACGCCACGGCCGTCCCCGCCACCGGCGAACCGGTCGCCGACTACGGCACGAACAGCGGCTACGACGGCGACGTCCCGGTCGTCGCCGCGGTCTACCCCCACGCGACGGTCCAGCGAAACGGTCCCGTGCCGCGCGACCTGCAGATCTACCTCTTCCCGCGGACGCGGCTGACTCGCGTCGAATAA
- a CDS encoding DUF7472 family protein — protein MIDRESLIEAVAALVSVGAMLGALVYIGSTYGTANALGDEGAKVMVGAIVVFIAFVTVLGIMLAYTTSEGATADEPDAAA, from the coding sequence ATGATCGACCGCGAAAGCCTCATCGAGGCTGTCGCCGCCCTCGTCAGCGTGGGAGCCATGCTCGGTGCGCTGGTCTACATCGGCTCGACCTACGGGACGGCGAACGCGCTGGGCGACGAGGGGGCGAAGGTGATGGTGGGCGCGATCGTCGTGTTCATCGCGTTCGTCACTGTCCTCGGTATCATGCTCGCGTACACGACGTCCGAGGGTGCCACAGCCGACGAACCGGACGCTGCAGCCTGA
- the hisG gene encoding ATP phosphoribosyltransferase has protein sequence MRIAVPNKGRLHEPTIDLLERAGLHLENGADRKLYAETVDPEVTVLFARAADIPEYIADGAAEMGITGLDQVRESGQADRLAELLDLEFGRCRLVLAAPEDGDIDSIGDLAGRTVATEFPHVTREFFADTGVDPEVVEVTGATELTPHVEMADAIVDITSTGTTLKVNRLAVIDEVLSSSVRLFARDDVVDEPKVQELRTALSSVLTADGKRYLMMNVPEDRLDAVRDVIPGLGGPTIMDVANGGDKVAVHAVVDERDVFETITEVKRAGASDILVTEIERLVE, from the coding sequence ATGCGAATCGCCGTTCCCAACAAGGGCCGCCTGCACGAGCCGACGATCGACCTCCTCGAGCGGGCGGGCTTGCATCTGGAAAACGGCGCCGACCGCAAACTCTACGCCGAGACCGTCGACCCCGAAGTGACCGTCCTCTTCGCCCGCGCCGCCGACATCCCCGAGTACATCGCCGACGGCGCGGCCGAGATGGGCATTACGGGCCTGGACCAGGTTCGAGAATCCGGCCAGGCGGACCGGCTGGCCGAACTGCTGGATCTCGAATTCGGTCGCTGTCGCCTCGTCCTCGCCGCCCCCGAAGACGGTGACATCGACTCCATCGGGGACCTGGCCGGGCGAACGGTCGCGACGGAGTTCCCGCACGTGACTCGCGAGTTCTTCGCCGACACGGGCGTCGACCCCGAAGTCGTCGAGGTCACCGGCGCGACGGAACTCACGCCCCACGTCGAGATGGCCGACGCCATCGTCGACATCACGAGCACGGGAACGACGCTGAAAGTGAATCGACTGGCCGTGATCGACGAGGTCCTCTCGAGTTCCGTTCGGCTGTTCGCCCGCGACGACGTCGTCGACGAACCGAAGGTCCAGGAACTTCGGACGGCGCTGTCCTCGGTCCTGACCGCGGACGGCAAGCGCTACCTGATGATGAACGTTCCCGAGGACCGCCTCGACGCGGTGCGCGACGTCATTCCCGGCCTCGGCGGGCCGACGATCATGGACGTCGCCAACGGCGGTGACAAGGTCGCCGTCCACGCCGTCGTCGACGAACGCGACGTCTTCGAGACGATTACCGAGGTCAAACGCGCCGGTGCCAGCGACATTCTCGTCACCGAGATCGAACGACTCGTCGAGTAA
- a CDS encoding DUF7577 domain-containing protein, whose product MELWGWLVGYVLLFALLHVVLYYYYVRRENDEQPASPSLSEGSLTGVRYGTPIDDRAGSGLDEGIDDPDDYAVDLDGEIQTCRTCGAPNDADATYTYCWNCLSTLGT is encoded by the coding sequence ATGGAGCTCTGGGGCTGGCTCGTCGGCTACGTCCTCCTGTTCGCCCTCCTCCACGTGGTGCTCTATTACTACTACGTCCGTCGCGAGAACGACGAACAGCCGGCGTCGCCGTCGCTCTCTGAGGGGTCGCTCACCGGCGTCCGGTACGGCACGCCGATCGACGACCGGGCCGGGTCCGGCCTCGACGAGGGCATCGACGATCCCGACGACTACGCCGTCGACCTCGACGGCGAGATACAGACCTGTCGGACCTGCGGGGCACCGAACGACGCCGACGCGACCTACACGTACTGCTGGAACTGTCTCTCGACGCTCGGGACGTGA
- a CDS encoding acyltransferase: MTKRHVSLPDEAESAMTDFIDEVDARLASDEEDTCDVVEDVLVDLTGDRDAYERWKSGEDVSTAERVRLQSYDPCNTTLESEYYAEKDEEAFEESKHLQWLWRQFDSLPIADNVAFALRFRAMLADHLFESCGDDCRFFKGITFTYGHNISVGDNTVIHDGVHLDDRGKLTIGDRASISDGVHLYSHDHDVVDQTAVTNFHTIVADDARVTYDAMVRAGCKVGENAIVGARAVVQGDVPAHHIAVGTPAKSVKVKPGWEDEAVPLEDGGQNRQDERRLESTLPDDLDVFDEFEREW, translated from the coding sequence ATGACCAAGCGGCACGTCTCGCTCCCGGACGAGGCCGAGTCGGCGATGACCGACTTCATCGACGAGGTCGACGCGCGACTGGCGAGCGACGAGGAGGACACGTGCGACGTCGTCGAAGACGTCCTCGTCGACCTGACGGGCGATCGGGACGCCTACGAGCGCTGGAAATCGGGTGAGGACGTGTCGACGGCCGAACGGGTCCGATTGCAGAGTTACGATCCCTGTAACACGACCCTCGAGAGCGAGTACTACGCCGAGAAGGACGAGGAGGCGTTCGAGGAGTCGAAACACCTCCAGTGGCTCTGGCGACAGTTCGACAGCCTGCCGATCGCGGACAACGTCGCCTTCGCGCTCCGATTCCGGGCGATGCTGGCGGACCACCTCTTCGAGTCCTGCGGCGACGACTGCCGGTTCTTCAAGGGGATCACGTTCACCTACGGCCACAACATCAGCGTCGGCGACAACACCGTCATCCACGACGGCGTGCACCTGGACGACCGCGGGAAACTCACCATCGGCGACCGGGCCTCTATCTCCGACGGCGTCCACCTCTACAGCCACGATCACGACGTCGTGGACCAGACCGCAGTCACCAACTTCCACACGATCGTCGCCGACGACGCCCGTGTCACCTACGACGCGATGGTCCGGGCCGGCTGCAAGGTCGGCGAGAACGCCATCGTCGGGGCGCGCGCCGTCGTGCAGGGCGACGTTCCGGCCCACCACATCGCGGTCGGGACGCCCGCCAAGAGCGTGAAGGTCAAGCCCGGCTGGGAGGACGAGGCCGTCCCCCTCGAGGACGGTGGACAGAACCGACAGGACGAGCGCCGCCTCGAGTCGACGCTCCCGGACGACCTCGACGTCTTCGACGAGTTCGAGCGCGAGTGGTAG